Proteins from a single region of Nitrospirota bacterium:
- a CDS encoding cation-transporting P-type ATPase codes for MKIHNLQTQDVLHSLVTSEFGLKEEEAQRRLSEFGPNEIREAKGKPLPLRFLGQFTHFLAILLWLGAGLSFLSEYLNPGQGMLVLGVAITAVIFINAVFTFTQEYRAEKALESLKRLLPFHVRVIRDGREREIPSEGVVPGDVILIGEGDKIPADARLIETSYLKVNNAPLTGESEPAIRNHTAFQAEFMDSPNIAFAGTTVLSGSGKAVVFATGMRTEFGKICHLTSAVTAGLSPLQKEIIKVTRIVAFIATAMGITFFAIGHIIGRTFWENYLFAIGIIVANVPEGLLPTVTLSLAMGSQRMAKRKALIRTLTSVETLGSVTVICTDKTGTLTENIMSVRNLWAGKEITSIEDVKRKDLDILTKTAYLCNNARFLDGQYKGEPTETALLKAVRESIGDIEAERILEIPFDSERKMMTTVNLFKGKRMAFTKGAMERLLPLCSRMLLDEREVPLDESLREKTISTYHTLMDNGLRVLAFAYKESSETDMEDIERDMVFTGLIGLQDPPRQEVPPAIDRCKRAGIKVIMITGDASRTALAIGKEICLIKENPTVIEGPEFVRMSDKELRDKLRAKEIIFSRMTPKHKMRVVSLLQEQGERVAVTGDGVNDAPALKKADIGIAMGITGTDVAKEASDMVLLDDNFATIVNAIEEGRAVYANIRKFISYIFTSNIPEIVPYLVFVLLRVPLPLTIMQILAVDLGTDMLPALALGAERPTEGLMKEPPRSPKERILNLRLMSRAYLFLGPIEAMAGLFGFFYVLKGGGWQWGEMLPSNSLLYMQATTACLTAIIITQVANVFASRSFRESVFSIGFFTNRLIFIGILVELSLQIFIVYHPWGNKIFSTSPISVTVWLILIPFAVVLFLAEEIRKMFLRGKYTFKL; via the coding sequence CAAAAGGAAAGCCTCTTCCATTGAGGTTTTTAGGACAGTTTACGCATTTCCTTGCAATACTTCTATGGCTTGGTGCAGGGCTTTCGTTTTTATCGGAATATCTTAACCCCGGTCAGGGGATGCTTGTCTTAGGCGTTGCAATAACCGCAGTTATATTCATAAATGCGGTATTTACATTCACACAGGAATACAGGGCAGAAAAGGCTTTGGAGTCCTTGAAAAGACTTTTGCCATTTCATGTAAGGGTTATAAGGGATGGCAGAGAAAGAGAGATTCCTTCCGAGGGGGTTGTGCCAGGGGATGTTATATTAATCGGAGAAGGCGATAAGATTCCAGCAGATGCAAGGCTCATCGAGACCTCCTATTTAAAGGTAAACAATGCACCTCTTACAGGAGAATCCGAGCCTGCAATAAGAAATCATACTGCATTTCAGGCTGAGTTCATGGATAGCCCAAATATCGCATTTGCAGGCACAACCGTCCTTAGCGGCTCGGGAAAGGCAGTGGTCTTTGCCACTGGTATGAGAACTGAGTTTGGAAAAATCTGCCACCTTACATCCGCAGTTACAGCTGGGTTGAGCCCCCTTCAGAAGGAGATAATAAAGGTAACGAGGATTGTTGCCTTTATTGCAACAGCCATGGGCATTACCTTTTTTGCAATCGGACACATAATCGGAAGGACATTCTGGGAAAACTATTTATTTGCCATAGGCATAATAGTTGCCAATGTCCCTGAGGGTCTTCTTCCGACAGTGACCCTTTCGCTTGCAATGGGAAGCCAGAGAATGGCTAAAAGGAAAGCCCTTATAAGAACCCTTACATCTGTTGAGACATTAGGCTCAGTCACAGTCATATGCACAGACAAAACAGGCACACTCACAGAGAACATAATGTCAGTAAGAAACCTATGGGCAGGTAAAGAAATCACCTCCATCGAAGATGTAAAAAGGAAAGACCTCGACATACTCACAAAGACCGCATATCTCTGTAATAATGCACGGTTCCTCGATGGTCAGTATAAAGGAGAGCCAACAGAGACTGCACTCCTTAAGGCAGTAAGGGAGTCAATTGGAGATATAGAGGCAGAGCGTATCTTAGAAATTCCCTTTGACTCCGAAAGAAAGATGATGACCACAGTGAATCTCTTTAAAGGCAAAAGGATGGCATTTACAAAAGGAGCGATGGAAAGACTTCTGCCTTTATGCAGTCGCATGCTCTTAGATGAAAGGGAGGTGCCTTTGGACGAATCCCTGAGAGAAAAGACCATATCTACATACCATACATTGATGGACAACGGTTTAAGGGTCCTTGCATTTGCTTATAAGGAAAGCTCCGAAACAGACATGGAGGACATTGAAAGAGATATGGTATTTACAGGGCTTATAGGGCTTCAAGACCCTCCACGGCAAGAGGTTCCACCTGCAATCGACAGATGTAAAAGGGCAGGCATAAAGGTGATTATGATTACAGGAGATGCCTCAAGAACAGCACTTGCCATAGGAAAAGAGATATGCCTTATTAAGGAAAATCCAACTGTAATAGAGGGCCCTGAATTTGTCCGGATGAGCGATAAAGAGCTAAGGGATAAGCTCAGGGCAAAAGAGATAATATTTTCGAGGATGACCCCAAAACATAAGATGAGGGTTGTCTCGCTCCTTCAAGAGCAAGGAGAAAGGGTTGCAGTTACAGGAGATGGCGTAAACGATGCACCTGCCCTTAAAAAGGCAGATATAGGGATAGCCATGGGTATAACAGGCACGGATGTCGCTAAGGAGGCATCTGATATGGTTCTTTTAGATGACAATTTTGCTACTATCGTCAATGCAATAGAGGAAGGAAGGGCTGTTTATGCTAACATTAGGAAATTCATAAGCTACATATTCACATCCAATATACCGGAGATTGTGCCCTATTTAGTCTTTGTGCTTCTAAGGGTTCCGCTTCCCCTTACAATCATGCAAATCCTTGCAGTTGACCTTGGCACCGATATGTTGCCTGCCCTTGCATTAGGTGCCGAGAGACCAACAGAGGGGCTTATGAAGGAGCCTCCGAGGTCACCAAAAGAAAGGATTCTTAATCTAAGGCTCATGAGCAGGGCATACCTGTTTTTAGGCCCTATCGAGGCAATGGCCGGGCTTTTCGGATTTTTCTATGTGCTTAAAGGAGGAGGCTGGCAATGGGGTGAGATGCTTCCCTCAAACAGTCTCCTTTACATGCAGGCAACTACAGCATGCCTGACTGCAATCATAATAACTCAGGTAGCAAATGTCTTTGCCTCGAGGTCTTTTAGGGAATCCGTCTTCAGCATCGGGTTCTTTACAAATAGGCTGATATTCATCGGCATCTTAGTTGAGCTTTCACTTCAGATATTTATAGTCTATCATCCGTGGGGAAATAAGATATTCTCGACCTCTCCCATCTCCGTTACGGTCTGGCTTATCCTCATCCCCTTTGCAGTCGTTCTTTTCCTTGCAGAGGAGATAAGGAAGATGTTCTTAAGGGGAAAATACACCTTTAAATTGTGA